A window from Bacteroidales bacterium encodes these proteins:
- the purD gene encoding phosphoribosylamine--glycine ligase, translating to MNFLVLGSGGREHAIAWKLSQSPILKKLYIAPGNPGTANVGTNLDIDILNFESVKQACIDHKIDIVFVGPEEPLVRGIHDSFNIDPRVNQVKIIGPTKNGAMLEGSKDFAKAFMTRHSIPTARYKTFISNQFQEAKQFLSELKPPYVIKADGLAAGKGVVISAEIEDAEKCIQEFFSGKFGEASKKVVIEEFLKGIELSVFVLTDGKSYVILPEAKDYKRIGDGDTGLNTGGMGAISPVPFANPDFMRKVENQIISPTINGLIKDSIDYKGIIFIGLMNVEGNPFVIEYNVRMGDPETEVVIPRIESDLAEMFVLAGERKLSDYKLIISNQVASTVIMVSGGYPEEYEKGKVINGLADFSDVVIFHSGTKRVGNSIVTAGGRVLALTALSATMDESLAKSYKVANIVNFEGKYFRKDIGNDLKHFKH from the coding sequence ATGAATTTCCTTGTACTCGGTTCTGGTGGTCGTGAACATGCAATAGCATGGAAATTATCACAAAGTCCTATTCTTAAAAAACTATATATAGCACCAGGTAATCCAGGCACTGCAAATGTTGGAACTAATTTAGATATTGATATTCTCAATTTTGAGTCCGTAAAACAGGCGTGTATTGATCACAAAATAGATATCGTTTTTGTTGGCCCGGAAGAACCTCTGGTTAGAGGAATTCATGATAGTTTTAATATTGATCCAAGGGTAAATCAGGTAAAAATAATAGGCCCAACGAAAAATGGAGCAATGCTTGAGGGCAGCAAAGATTTTGCCAAAGCATTTATGACTCGCCATTCGATACCGACTGCGCGTTATAAGACATTTATTTCTAATCAATTTCAAGAAGCAAAACAGTTTTTATCCGAATTAAAACCACCTTATGTGATAAAGGCAGATGGACTTGCTGCTGGAAAAGGTGTTGTTATCAGTGCCGAAATAGAGGATGCAGAAAAATGCATACAGGAATTTTTTAGTGGTAAGTTTGGAGAGGCAAGTAAAAAGGTGGTTATTGAAGAGTTCCTAAAGGGAATAGAACTTTCAGTGTTTGTATTAACGGATGGTAAATCGTATGTAATTTTACCCGAAGCTAAAGACTATAAACGCATTGGCGATGGAGATACAGGCTTAAATACAGGAGGTATGGGTGCTATATCACCAGTTCCTTTCGCCAATCCCGATTTTATGAGGAAGGTTGAGAACCAAATTATATCTCCAACTATTAATGGGTTAATCAAGGATAGTATAGATTATAAAGGCATTATTTTTATTGGATTAATGAACGTTGAAGGAAATCCTTTTGTAATTGAGTACAATGTTAGAATGGGGGATCCTGAAACCGAAGTTGTTATCCCTCGGATTGAAAGCGATTTAGCAGAGATGTTCGTTTTAGCAGGTGAACGTAAACTTTCCGATTATAAACTAATTATAAGTAACCAAGTTGCTTCAACAGTAATCATGGTTTCTGGTGGATATCCTGAAGAGTATGAGAAAGGAAAAGTAATAAATGGTTTGGCAGATTTCTCCGATGTAGTAATATTTCACTCGGGCACAAAAAGGGTTGGAAATTCGATAGTTACTGCAGGAGGAAGGGTGCTTGCTCTAACAGCATTGAGTGCTACAATGGACGAATCTCTTGCGAAATCCTATAAGGTTGCAAACATAGTGAACTTTGAAGGGAAATATTTCAGAAAAGATATTGGGAATGATCTAAAACATTTCAAACACTAA
- a CDS encoding GAF domain-containing protein — MKVGLKNMIRTKMLIYVLVTTISVLSVVGGFVAYRLNQIALNDATLIALGEAQKMANIVKADLELDLGFSRSLANALNIYNNYDPERLDSIFYNILKKQVVENPRYMSVWFTLEYSLIKKGYALNYGRRSYTAFSKNGVPMVDVEHKNLTGDITTSNYYASKTCNCEMVLDPYVFEIGGVELLGASVSVPVRRNGAFQGLGGIDLDLSKFQKIVDQSKLYSNTIVSLLSNNGTIVAHTNIDFVKKTLRAIMPEEDAEYQISEKIKRGTRFNFYTNVGGVKRLNIYEPIQVGQTPTPWSIGLSIPVSVIMHDARSSMISGIIVTLLGLIVLGTVIWILSGSITAPIQKTTNLLQNLAQGDIDKTKKVFVRSGDEIEAMAKSVSKVIDGLNSTESFAREIGKGNLDAKFELLGENDILGKSLLEMQKSLKHSNEVEIERKKEEEKQNWATKGIAMFGDILRQNNDNLAELSYNIIKNLVGYTGSIQGGIFVLNDNDKDNPTVDMTACYAYDRRKHMQKSIIIGEGLVGRCFLEGKSIFMVDIPKDYITITSGLGKENPRCLLLVPLKVNDDILGVIEMATFKVYEKYHIEFIEKIASSIASTISSVRINIRTAELLAKSQQQAEEMAAQEEEMRQNMEELQATQEEMERKRQEQEVIQNELREDKSLLDTLLHNSPDYIYQKDIDGKYVHISNSMLSVFSVSSPFEVIGLSDYDLMDRELASRNYMDEQDVIKSKTPIINKVYIEKMSDRVEHKIAVTILPLIDNNDEVTGILGITKVLTDL, encoded by the coding sequence ATGAAGGTAGGGCTTAAAAATATGATCAGAACAAAAATGCTAATTTATGTTCTGGTAACAACCATCTCTGTTCTGTCCGTTGTTGGTGGTTTTGTGGCTTATCGTTTAAATCAAATTGCTTTAAATGATGCGACTTTAATTGCACTGGGTGAAGCCCAAAAAATGGCAAACATTGTAAAGGCCGATCTTGAACTTGACCTAGGGTTTTCTCGATCCTTAGCAAATGCCCTAAATATTTATAATAATTACGATCCTGAGAGGTTAGATTCTATTTTCTATAACATTCTCAAAAAGCAAGTTGTTGAGAATCCACGATACATGAGTGTTTGGTTTACCCTTGAATATTCGTTAATAAAAAAGGGATACGCCCTCAATTATGGGAGAAGATCCTATACGGCATTTAGTAAAAATGGTGTACCAATGGTTGATGTTGAACACAAAAACCTCACAGGAGATATAACTACAAGTAACTATTACGCATCTAAAACATGCAATTGCGAGATGGTTCTAGACCCATATGTTTTTGAAATTGGTGGAGTTGAGTTGTTGGGTGCTTCAGTTAGTGTGCCTGTTAGACGTAATGGTGCGTTTCAGGGCTTGGGTGGGATAGACCTTGATTTAAGTAAATTTCAAAAAATTGTTGATCAATCAAAATTATACAGTAACACCATTGTATCTCTTTTATCGAACAATGGGACAATAGTTGCCCATACCAATATCGATTTTGTAAAAAAAACTCTAAGGGCAATAATGCCTGAAGAAGATGCCGAATATCAAATCTCAGAAAAAATTAAAAGGGGCACTAGGTTTAATTTCTACACTAATGTTGGTGGGGTTAAGCGTCTCAATATTTATGAGCCAATTCAGGTGGGACAAACACCAACACCATGGTCGATTGGATTATCAATTCCTGTCAGCGTTATTATGCATGATGCTCGCTCTTCGATGATTAGCGGGATAATTGTTACCCTATTAGGGCTTATAGTATTAGGTACTGTAATATGGATATTGTCTGGTTCTATAACAGCACCCATTCAAAAAACCACGAACCTTTTACAAAACCTTGCACAAGGAGATATAGATAAAACCAAAAAGGTTTTTGTGAGGAGTGGAGATGAAATAGAGGCGATGGCAAAATCTGTTAGCAAGGTGATTGATGGATTAAACAGTACAGAAAGTTTTGCTCGGGAAATTGGAAAAGGAAACCTTGATGCTAAATTCGAACTTCTTGGTGAAAACGATATTCTGGGAAAATCACTTCTCGAAATGCAAAAAAGCCTTAAACACTCAAATGAAGTTGAAATTGAGCGAAAAAAAGAGGAAGAAAAGCAGAACTGGGCTACAAAAGGTATCGCAATGTTTGGAGATATTCTTCGCCAAAATAACGATAACCTAGCCGAACTCTCATACAATATTATCAAGAATTTAGTTGGGTATACGGGTTCAATCCAGGGAGGAATCTTTGTTCTTAATGATAACGATAAGGACAATCCAACCGTTGATATGACCGCCTGCTATGCTTACGATAGGAGAAAGCACATGCAAAAAAGTATAATTATTGGTGAAGGTCTTGTTGGAAGATGCTTTCTTGAAGGTAAATCGATATTTATGGTTGATATTCCAAAGGATTATATCACCATAACATCTGGCCTTGGTAAAGAAAATCCTCGCTGTCTACTTCTTGTGCCGCTAAAGGTTAACGATGATATTCTGGGAGTTATAGAAATGGCTACCTTTAAGGTATATGAAAAATATCATATTGAATTCATTGAAAAAATTGCAAGTAGCATAGCCTCAACTATATCAAGTGTGCGTATAAATATTCGTACCGCAGAACTCCTTGCCAAGTCGCAACAACAAGCCGAAGAGATGGCTGCGCAGGAGGAGGAAATGCGCCAAAATATGGAAGAGTTACAAGCAACCCAAGAAGAGATGGAGCGCAAACGTCAGGAGCAAGAAGTAATCCAGAATGAGCTTCGTGAAGATAAATCATTGCTTGATACGCTCCTTCATAATTCACCCGATTATATTTATCAAAAAGATATTGATGGAAAATATGTCCATATTAGCAATTCAATGCTTAGTGTTTTTAGTGTATCTAGCCCTTTTGAAGTAATTGGACTTTCCGATTACGATTTAATGGACAGAGAACTAGCCTCAAGAAATTATATGGATGAACAGGATGTTATAAAATCTAAAACTCCAATTATAAATAAAGTCTATATAGAAAAAATGAGCGATAGGGTAGAACATAAAATTGCAGTAACAATCCTCCCCCTTATTGACAATAATGATGAAGTAACAGGAATATTGGGAATTACCAAGGTTTTGACGGATTTGTAG